The following is a genomic window from Candidatus Binataceae bacterium.
TCCCGAGGTCTACGACGCCGCCGCGACCGTGCTGGAGCGGCTGCGGCTGCGCGTGCGACCCCTGACGAGCGCATTTTGCTGCGGACAGGTCGCGTTTAACGAAGGATTTCGCGACGAAGCGGTCGATCTGGCGCGCAAGTTTCTCGCCGCTTGCCGGCCCGAGACACCGATCATCGTTCCGTCCGGTTCGTGCTCCAGCATGATACGAATCTTCTACTCCGACTTGCTCGCCACCGACGCAGGCCTGACGGCGAAGGCCGAAGCGATCAGGCCATGGGTCTATGAGTTCTCTCAGTTTCTGGTCGGCGTCATGAAGGTTAAGTACCTCGGCGCGCGCTACGAGCGCGCGGTTGCGTACCACCCGTCATGCCACCTGATGCGCGAGCTCAACGTGCGCGAGGAGCCGATGGCGCTGCTCAGCGCGGTCAATGGCATCAGGTTGATGGAAGTCGCCAAGCGCGAGGAGTGCTGCGGCTTCGGCGGTTTGTTCTCGGTGAAGTTCCCGCACATTTCCGGGGCGATGCTCGCCGACAAGCTTACCGCCATCCGCGAAAGCGGCGCCGAGGTGCTGGTGTCGAACGACTGCGGATGCCTCATGCAAATCGGCGGCGGCCTGCGCCGCGCCGGGGCGAACATCGAGGTACGTCACCTCGCCGAGGTGCTGGCCTCGCGCTAGACGAAGCCGCTTAAGTCACGCGGGCGGAGGTCGGCCGCCTCCCGTCGCACTCGTACAAGGTCAGCTTGAGTCACACCATGGGGCCCAGGCTAGTGCCGCTCGTGAACGTAAGTCCCGGGGGCAGGATCGCTCGGCGTATAACCATTTCCGCCTGCCGATTTAGGCGCCGGCAGATCCTCTCCCGAGCGCGCGCTCAGCCACTTGAGCCAGTGATCCCACCAGGAGCCCTTGTTCTCAGTCGCGCCCCGCAGCCACGCATCGGCATCTTGCGGCAGGCGCTGATTAATGTAGAACCGCGCCTTCAGATTGCCGGGAGGATTCACCAGGCTCTGGATGTGCCCGCTCGAACCGAGCACGAACTCGGACTTGCCGCCGAACATCGCCGCGGCGCGATAGCAGGCTCGCCACGCGCAGATATGATCGGTCATCCCGGCGACCAGGTATAAGTCGTTCTTGACGTCGCGCAGGTTGATTCGCGTGCCGAGCACGTTGATATCACTGCCATTCACCAGGGGGTTGCGCAGGAACAAGTCGAGGAAACCCTCGTGCAGCTTGGCGGGCAGGCAAGTGGAATCGGCGTTCCAGTACAGAATATCGAATGGCGGGGGCTGTTTGCCCATCAAGTAGTTGTTCACCCAGTAATTCCACACCAGATCGTTGGGCCGCAACCACGCGAACACCCGCGCCATCTCGGCGCCATCGAGGACGCCCTTCCTCTTCGAACGGCGAATCGCAGCGCGAATCGCGTCTTCGGTCGCGAACATCCCGACCGTCGATTGCGCCTGCGTGTCCAGCATGGTGACCAGCAGCGTCATCGCGTGGACGCGCGGGTCTCCCGCCGCGGTGAGATGGCCTAGCAAGAGGGAAGAAGTGATCCCGCCCGCGCACACGCCGACGACGTTGCAGTCGGGGCTGGCCGTGATCGTGCAGGCCGTTTCGATGGCTTCCTTACAGGAGGAGACATATTCGTCGATGCCCCAGTCCCGGTTGGCAGGCGTCGGATTGCGCCAGCTGATCGTGAAAACCTGGATGCCGCGTTTCACGGCGTATTCGATAAAGCTGCGACCCGGGGCGAGATCCATGATGTAGAATTTGTTGATCTGCGGCGGGATGAGCAGCAGCGGCCGATGGAACACACGCTCCGTCGCCGGTGTGTACTGGATTACCTCGCACAGCGGATTTCGATAGACGAC
Proteins encoded in this region:
- a CDS encoding (Fe-S)-binding protein, yielding MTEVQLFSTCLAEEFFPEVYDAAATVLERLRLRVRPLTSAFCCGQVAFNEGFRDEAVDLARKFLAACRPETPIIVPSGSCSSMIRIFYSDLLATDAGLTAKAEAIRPWVYEFSQFLVGVMKVKYLGARYERAVAYHPSCHLMRELNVREEPMALLSAVNGIRLMEVAKREECCGFGGLFSVKFPHISGAMLADKLTAIRESGAEVLVSNDCGCLMQIGGGLRRAGANIEVRHLAEVLASR
- a CDS encoding alpha/beta fold hydrolase, which gives rise to MAAAPKSKLVHPVGAEEEHPALDAILGANPFVGIDAAQIVGTLARVVGHLAGHPRAVASRFVQLAMELAQISAGLSDVEPEQSDKRFTDTAWQEHPLYRRLMQSYLAWRGAMHDLVGDEDFGDWKDAGQARFVMTLLTEALAPTNALAGNPAAVKRVFDTAGMSLVAGLRNFAVDLFTNGGMPQQVDKRPFEIGRNIGISPGAVVYRNPLCEVIQYTPATERVFHRPLLLIPPQINKFYIMDLAPGRSFIEYAVKRGIQVFTISWRNPTPANRDWGIDEYVSSCKEAIETACTITASPDCNVVGVCAGGITSSLLLGHLTAAGDPRVHAMTLLVTMLDTQAQSTVGMFATEDAIRAAIRRSKRKGVLDGAEMARVFAWLRPNDLVWNYWVNNYLMGKQPPPFDILYWNADSTCLPAKLHEGFLDLFLRNPLVNGSDINVLGTRINLRDVKNDLYLVAGMTDHICAWRACYRAAAMFGGKSEFVLGSSGHIQSLVNPPGNLKARFYINQRLPQDADAWLRGATENKGSWWDHWLKWLSARSGEDLPAPKSAGGNGYTPSDPAPGTYVHERH